The following DNA comes from Candidatus Dormiibacterota bacterium.
CGTGGTCGAATCCGAGGGCGGACGCGATCCCGAGCGGATGCCATTGCTCAGCCAGACCGGCCCCGCTGGCGCCAGGCGAACGGCCGCCTTCAGCAGCATGTTGCTGGCGACCGCGTTCCTCAGCCAGGCGCAGGAACTGGGCCACTACGTCAAGCTCGACTACATCTTCCCGGCCGATGGACGCCGCCTCGCCCAGGACTTTCCCGAGTACGAGGTCCGCCTCGACCCGAGCCCAAAGGCCTTCTTCGGCGAACCGGGCGCCTAGGCCGGCACAAGCTCCCCGACCTCTCGAACGTTACATGCCGCGTCATCATGCCCCGCTTCAGCCATCGGCTGGCATTGAAGATCGTGCTCCCCTTCGCCGCCCTCACGCTGGCGATAGGCGCCGTCGGCACCCTGACCGCCACCGGCGAACTGAGCAGCCGAAGCCAGGGTGCGTTCGATGCCCAGCTCGTCCACGACGGCATCGTGGCGAGCTCGATGGTGACCACCGCCGATACGGACCGGCGAGCGATCCTTCGCCTCCTTGCCGGCGGGTCTGGCCTCAGCCAGAACTGGGACAAAACCCCAGCACTGCAGGCCTGGCTGGAACGAGCGCTCACCATCCACCCCAACGTCATCGTCGAGGCGGTCGACACCTCAGGACGGGAGATCGTTGGAGTCGTCGGCCACGGCGCGCTCGCCGACACCGTGAGCCAGAGCCACGACCTGAGCGGCTGGCCCGGCCTCTCCTACATGCTGAGCGGCGGCGCGACCACGGTTGACCTGGTGGCGTCCGCGCCAAAGCCTGCCATCTACACCGGCCAGCCGGTTCGCAACGCGGCCAACAATCTGATCGGCGCCATCCTCGTTGGCGACTATCTCGACGATCGGGCCAGCGCGATAAAGGCGTCGCTACCCCATGACGACATCACCTTCTACGACGTCAACGGCCAGATCCTGAGCACGTCCCTCAGCATCCCGCTGAGTCAGTGGTCGACGCTCGCCCTCGACGCGAGTACGCGCGCTCGTGTCAGTCCCAGCAGCGTCGTCGAGCTCTCCCGGATGGCTGGCGGCCCCGGCACGGAGATCGTCTCGCCGTGGACCCTACGGACGACGAACCTGGGCTACGTCGGGACGACCGCCTCCACTGCGGGCTTGCTGGCCGACTCGAACCAGCTGCGGATCATTCTCGTCACGCTCTTCCTTGCCGGCGTGTTGTTGACGCTCGGCATCGGTATCTGGCTGGCGCGTCGCATCACTCGCCCGGTGCACCGGCTGGTAGAGGCGACCCGGCTGGTCAGCGCCGGCGACCTGGACCACCAGGCGCCGGTGACGACCCATGACGAGATCGGCGAGCTCACCGATTCCTTCAACCAGATGACGCGCAGCCTGAAAGAGAAGAGCGCCTCGTTGAGAACGACGATGACGCAACTCCAGGACACGTACCTGATGACGATCGAGGCGCTGGCGGCGGCGGTCGAAGCCCGCGATCCCTACACGCATGGGCACACGCGACGCGTCGAGGAGTACGCCACCATCATGGCGAAGGAACTCGGCTGTACCGAGGCGGAGGTCGGCGCGCTGCGCCGCGCCTGCGTGCTGCACGACATCGGCAAGATCGGCATCGAGGATGCCATCCTCCGCAAGCAGGCCCGCCTCGAGCCCGACGAAGCGATGCGAATGCAGAAGCACCCCGTGATCGGGGTCGACATGCTGAAGGGCATCGATTTCCTCGACCCGGTGCTCCCCCTGATCCGCCACCATCACGAGCGTTGGGACGGCAATGGCTACCCCGATGAGCTACGCGCGGATGAGATTCCGCTCGGTGCCCGCATCCTGGCGGTCGCCGACGCGGTCGACGCCATGACATCCGACCGCCCCTATCGGGCGGCGCGCACCTTCGACTACGCGAAGACGGAAATCCTCAAAGGCTCCGCCACGCACTTCGATCCCGAAGTCGTCACCGCTTTTATCAAGAGCCAGCGCGCCATCGAGGAGCTGCTCCGCGCCACGGCGGGAGACGACATGCACCATCACCCCGATTCGGACGACCTCGGCGGCTGGCGGATGCACGTCGTCGGCCGTTAAGAGGTCGCGTTCCATCCCGCTGCGAGGGCGGGCTAGGTGTGGGCCAGAGCGATCTGAACGGTGGTCGTCTGACCCGGCTTGATCGTGACGAGGCGACGCTGCGTTACGTAGCCG
Coding sequences within:
- a CDS encoding HD domain-containing phosphohydrolase gives rise to the protein MPRFSHRLALKIVLPFAALTLAIGAVGTLTATGELSSRSQGAFDAQLVHDGIVASSMVTTADTDRRAILRLLAGGSGLSQNWDKTPALQAWLERALTIHPNVIVEAVDTSGREIVGVVGHGALADTVSQSHDLSGWPGLSYMLSGGATTVDLVASAPKPAIYTGQPVRNAANNLIGAILVGDYLDDRASAIKASLPHDDITFYDVNGQILSTSLSIPLSQWSTLALDASTRARVSPSSVVELSRMAGGPGTEIVSPWTLRTTNLGYVGTTASTAGLLADSNQLRIILVTLFLAGVLLTLGIGIWLARRITRPVHRLVEATRLVSAGDLDHQAPVTTHDEIGELTDSFNQMTRSLKEKSASLRTTMTQLQDTYLMTIEALAAAVEARDPYTHGHTRRVEEYATIMAKELGCTEAEVGALRRACVLHDIGKIGIEDAILRKQARLEPDEAMRMQKHPVIGVDMLKGIDFLDPVLPLIRHHHERWDGNGYPDELRADEIPLGARILAVADAVDAMTSDRPYRAARTFDYAKTEILKGSATHFDPEVVTAFIKSQRAIEELLRATAGDDMHHHPDSDDLGGWRMHVVGR